A genomic stretch from Oleomonas cavernae includes:
- the coaE gene encoding dephospho-CoA kinase (Dephospho-CoA kinase (CoaE) performs the final step in coenzyme A biosynthesis.): MSLAPDPYTRPILLALTGSIGMGKSETARMFAALGVPVYDADAAVHALYAPGGKAVGPIGAAFPGVVADGAVDRAALSRHLAGDPAAWKRLEAVIHPLVAEAQRDFLMAQMAAQARLVLLDIPLLFETGGEARVDYVAVVSAPAQVQRRRVLERPGMTPQKLDEILSRQVPDAQKRAGADFVIPTDQGLQVARDHVRAIVDRLILTPPPKMPGRLP; encoded by the coding sequence ATGTCCTTGGCGCCTGACCCCTATACCAGGCCGATCCTACTGGCGCTGACCGGCTCGATCGGCATGGGCAAGAGCGAGACGGCCAGGATGTTCGCCGCCCTGGGCGTGCCGGTCTATGACGCCGATGCCGCGGTTCATGCCCTCTACGCCCCCGGCGGCAAGGCGGTCGGGCCGATCGGCGCGGCCTTTCCCGGCGTGGTCGCCGACGGCGCCGTCGACCGCGCCGCCCTGTCCCGCCACCTGGCCGGCGATCCGGCGGCGTGGAAGCGGCTGGAAGCGGTGATCCACCCCCTGGTGGCCGAGGCGCAGCGGGATTTCCTGATGGCCCAGATGGCGGCCCAGGCCCGGCTGGTCCTGCTCGATATCCCCCTGCTGTTCGAAACCGGGGGCGAGGCCCGGGTGGACTATGTCGCCGTGGTGTCCGCGCCGGCGCAAGTGCAGCGCCGCCGGGTGCTGGAGCGCCCGGGCATGACGCCGCAAAAGCTCGACGAGATCCTCAGCCGCCAGGTGCCCGACGCGCAGAAGCGCGCAGGCGCCGATTTCGTCATCCCGACCGACCAGGGCTTGCAGGTCGCGCGCGACCATGTGCGCGCGATCGTCGACCGCCTGATCCTGACTCCGCCCCCGAAGATGCCCGGAAGGCTGCCCTGA
- a CDS encoding shikimate dehydrogenase: MTISGKAKLAGVMGWPVGHSRSPRLHGYWLEQHGIDGAYVPLAVRPDDLAAALRALPKLGFRGCNLTVPHKEAALAVVDRVDAAARRIGAMNTVVVEADGTLSGSNTDAPGFIANLRQGAPGLDLAGKTAVVIGAGGAARAVVVGLIDAGVAGIRLANRSAERTQALVEAFAPVVGAVAWDARAQALAGADLLVNTTSLGMVGEPALDLPLDALPATATVTDIVYAPLETALLAAARARGNVAVDGLGMLLHQAVPGFAAWFGTTPTVTAELRAHVLGA; encoded by the coding sequence ATGACCATTTCGGGCAAGGCCAAACTGGCGGGGGTGATGGGCTGGCCGGTCGGCCATTCCCGCTCGCCCCGGCTGCACGGCTACTGGCTGGAGCAGCACGGTATCGACGGCGCCTATGTGCCGCTGGCGGTCCGGCCGGACGACCTGGCCGCGGCCCTGCGCGCCCTGCCCAAGCTGGGCTTCCGCGGCTGTAACCTGACCGTTCCCCACAAGGAGGCGGCGCTGGCCGTCGTCGACCGGGTCGATGCGGCGGCCCGGCGCATCGGCGCCATGAACACCGTGGTGGTCGAGGCCGACGGCACCTTGAGCGGCAGCAACACCGATGCCCCGGGCTTCATCGCCAATCTGCGCCAGGGTGCGCCGGGCCTGGACCTTGCGGGCAAGACCGCCGTCGTCATCGGCGCCGGCGGGGCCGCCCGGGCGGTGGTGGTCGGCCTGATCGATGCCGGCGTGGCCGGCATCCGCCTGGCCAACCGCAGTGCTGAGCGGACGCAGGCCCTGGTCGAGGCTTTCGCGCCGGTGGTCGGCGCCGTTGCCTGGGACGCGCGGGCGCAGGCGCTGGCGGGCGCCGACCTGCTGGTGAACACCACCAGCCTCGGCATGGTGGGCGAACCGGCGCTGGACCTGCCCCTCGACGCCCTGCCCGCGACCGCCACGGTTACCGACATCGTCTATGCCCCGCTGGAGACGGCGCTGCTGGCGGCGGCGCGGGCGCGGGGCAATGTCGCGGTCGACGGCCTGGGCATGCTGCTGCACCAGGCGGTGCCAGGCTTTGCCGCCTGGTTCGGCACCACCCCGACAGTCACCGCGGAGTTGCGTGCCCATGTCCTTGGCGCCTGA
- the mltA gene encoding murein transglycosylase A, with product MKRKPETDLGIGGTAADWTGVCTEVLALAAPDAAAVRAFIEDRFTPVAATNNGDAQGLFTGYYEPELLGAMAPDATYATPLYRRPDDLVQVDLGDFREELKGQRIAGRVQDGRLKPFEDRAKIVEGALGSKGLELIWVASPVDAFFLEIQGSGRVRMADGTIMRVGFDGQNGHPYVALGKVMLEDGLLERGRVSMQSIKAWLNAHPGEAQALMNRNPSYVFFRDLGPGPGPLGAQGVALTPGRSLAVDRKFYPLGLPIWLDATLPAAAEGATPVPLHRLMVGQDTGGAIRGPVRGDVFFGPGAEAERLAGAMKQPGRWWLLLPNAVAARLPAAG from the coding sequence ATGAAGCGCAAGCCCGAGACCGACCTGGGGATCGGCGGCACGGCCGCCGACTGGACCGGCGTCTGTACCGAGGTGCTGGCCCTGGCGGCGCCCGATGCCGCGGCCGTGCGCGCCTTCATCGAAGACCGCTTCACCCCGGTCGCCGCCACCAACAATGGTGACGCGCAAGGCCTGTTCACCGGCTATTACGAGCCTGAACTGCTGGGCGCCATGGCACCGGATGCGACCTATGCCACGCCGCTCTACCGCCGGCCGGACGATCTGGTGCAGGTCGACCTGGGCGACTTCCGCGAGGAACTGAAGGGCCAGCGTATCGCCGGCCGGGTCCAGGACGGCCGCCTGAAACCCTTCGAGGACCGGGCGAAGATCGTCGAGGGTGCCCTGGGCAGCAAGGGCCTGGAGCTGATCTGGGTCGCCTCGCCGGTCGATGCCTTTTTCCTGGAAATCCAGGGGTCGGGCCGGGTGCGCATGGCCGACGGCACGATCATGCGCGTCGGCTTCGACGGCCAGAACGGCCACCCTTACGTGGCCCTGGGCAAGGTGATGCTGGAGGACGGCCTGCTGGAGCGCGGGCGGGTTTCCATGCAGTCGATCAAGGCCTGGCTGAACGCCCATCCGGGCGAGGCCCAGGCCCTGATGAACCGCAACCCGTCCTACGTCTTCTTTCGCGATCTGGGCCCTGGTCCCGGCCCGCTGGGTGCCCAGGGCGTGGCCCTGACCCCCGGCCGCTCGCTCGCCGTCGATCGCAAGTTCTATCCGCTGGGGCTGCCGATCTGGCTGGACGCCACCCTGCCCGCGGCGGCGGAGGGGGCGACACCCGTGCCGTTGCACCGGCTGATGGTGGGCCAGGACACCGGCGGCGCCATTCGCGGCCCGGTGCGCGGCGACGTCTTCTTCGGCCCCGGCGCGGAAGCCGAGCGCCTGGCGGGGGCGATGAAGCAGCCCGGCCGCTGGTGGCTGCTGCTGCCCAATGCCGTCGCCGCACGCCTGCCCGCGGCGGGGTGA
- a CDS encoding alpha/beta fold hydrolase, whose translation MSGLGPTSHRYFSQGLRLHYVDWGNDAAPPLILVHGGNDHCRSWDWVAQALCDRFHVIALDLRGHGDSDHAPGSHYPTHSFVLDLAQLIAQRQLAPVNILAHSWGGAVSTIYAGTYPENVARLMVIEGWGPSPAMEATQAGLAPHERLRQWIENTRAVAHKRPPRYAGIEECVTRMKAANTRLTDEQARHLTVHAATQNEDGTYSWKYDPYVRVLAPIWHGSAEMAGFWGRIACPVLLVRGTESWAVDPVGTGRAAHFKDVRVEALERAGHWVHHDRLETVIELAEAFFPHAQ comes from the coding sequence ATGTCAGGCCTGGGCCCCACCTCGCACCGTTATTTCAGCCAGGGGCTCCGCCTCCATTACGTCGACTGGGGCAATGATGCGGCGCCGCCGCTGATCCTGGTCCATGGCGGCAACGACCATTGCCGGAGCTGGGACTGGGTGGCCCAGGCGCTGTGCGACCGCTTCCATGTCATCGCCCTCGACCTGCGCGGCCATGGCGACAGCGACCACGCCCCGGGCAGCCACTATCCCACCCACAGCTTCGTGCTCGACCTGGCGCAACTGATCGCCCAGCGCCAGCTCGCCCCGGTGAACATCCTGGCCCATAGCTGGGGCGGCGCCGTCTCCACCATCTATGCCGGCACCTACCCCGAGAATGTCGCCCGGCTGATGGTGATCGAAGGCTGGGGCCCCTCGCCCGCGATGGAGGCGACACAGGCGGGCCTTGCCCCGCACGAGCGCCTGCGCCAATGGATCGAGAATACCCGCGCGGTCGCCCACAAGCGCCCGCCGCGCTATGCCGGGATCGAGGAATGCGTCACCCGGATGAAGGCCGCCAATACCCGCCTGACCGACGAGCAGGCCCGCCACCTCACCGTCCACGCCGCGACCCAGAACGAGGACGGCACCTATTCCTGGAAATACGACCCCTATGTCCGGGTGCTGGCGCCGATCTGGCATGGCAGCGCGGAAATGGCCGGATTCTGGGGGCGCATCGCCTGCCCGGTCCTGCTGGTGCGCGGGACCGAGAGCTGGGCCGTCGACCCGGTCGGCACGGGCAGGGCGGCGCATTTCAAGGATGTCCGCGTCGAGGCCCTGGAACGGGCCGGCCACTGGGTCCACCACGACCGGCTGGAGACGGTGATCGAGCTGGCTGAAGCCTTCTTTCCACACGCGCAATAA
- a CDS encoding Maf family protein codes for MSPTTAPSAEAMSSLPVARAVVLASGSTTRRAMFEAAGIPIGIDPAHVDEAELKRSMLADAVPPRDIADFLAELKAVRVSNRWNGALVIGADQVLVQNGVVFDKPADLDHARAHLQALRGRRHELISAVVIAENGAVVWRHMATAKLEMRPFSDQFLDAYLAAAGERVLASVSAYQVEGLGLQLFNRIEGDHFTILGLPLLAVLDYLRLRGVLAS; via the coding sequence ATGTCCCCGACCACCGCCCCAAGCGCCGAAGCCATGTCCTCCCTGCCGGTCGCCCGCGCCGTGGTGCTGGCCTCGGGCAGCACCACCCGCCGCGCCATGTTCGAGGCCGCCGGCATCCCCATCGGCATCGATCCCGCCCATGTCGACGAGGCGGAACTAAAACGCAGCATGCTGGCCGACGCGGTGCCGCCGCGCGACATCGCCGACTTCCTGGCGGAACTGAAAGCGGTGCGCGTCTCCAACCGCTGGAACGGCGCCCTGGTGATCGGTGCCGACCAGGTGCTGGTGCAGAACGGCGTGGTGTTCGACAAACCGGCCGATCTCGATCATGCCAGGGCTCATCTCCAGGCCTTGCGCGGCCGCCGCCACGAGCTGATCTCGGCGGTGGTCATCGCGGAAAACGGGGCCGTGGTCTGGCGTCATATGGCCACCGCTAAACTGGAAATGCGGCCGTTTAGCGACCAGTTTCTCGATGCCTATCTGGCGGCGGCGGGCGAGCGGGTTCTTGCCTCGGTCAGCGCCTATCAGGTGGAGGGGCTGGGCCTGCAATTGTTCAATCGCATCGAGGGCGATCACTTCACGATTCTGGGCCTGCCCCTGCTCGCGGTGCTCGACTATCTGCGCCTGCGCGGCGTGCTGGCGTCATGA
- a CDS encoding GFA family protein produces the protein MRQGSCHCGKIAFTLAAEPTEAIECNCSHCSRKGYLLAFFPHDTLVLTTPRENLATYTFNRHVLQHHFCPACGCAPFAEGQGPKGPMVAVNLRCVEGIDRGALTVKQVDGKSF, from the coding sequence ATGCGCCAAGGTAGCTGCCACTGCGGAAAAATCGCCTTCACCCTGGCGGCCGAGCCGACCGAGGCGATCGAATGCAATTGCTCCCACTGCTCGCGCAAGGGCTACCTGCTGGCGTTCTTCCCGCACGATACCCTGGTCCTGACGACGCCCCGGGAAAACCTCGCGACCTACACCTTCAACCGCCATGTCCTGCAACATCACTTCTGCCCGGCCTGCGGCTGCGCGCCGTTCGCCGAAGGGCAGGGGCCCAAGGGCCCGATGGTCGCGGTCAACCTGCGCTGCGTCGAAGGGATCGATCGCGGTGCACTGACGGTCAAACAGGTCGACGGCAAGAGCTTTTAG
- a CDS encoding Tim44/TimA family putative adaptor protein: MAGIAGFRPALPVCWFDSLHESDVKATMGNGFEYLDIVFLALIAGFIGFRLWSVLGQRTGHEQSQDPLARPKTNPGDDNVVPLPGRADPVAFPGDENIPGLTAVQLADRGFEPAQFIEGARWAYELIVGAFAKGDEAALRPLVAPDVFAGFSSVIARRKAAGHTVEETIVALREAKIERAAMVGRNAEITVRFVADVIAVTRDGGGNVVDGHPTAVRELSDVWTFARDTRSRDPNWTLIATAPTT; encoded by the coding sequence GTGGCCGGCATTGCTGGATTCAGGCCGGCCCTGCCGGTATGCTGGTTCGACTCCCTCCATGAAAGCGACGTGAAAGCCACCATGGGCAACGGCTTTGAATATCTCGACATCGTGTTCCTGGCCCTGATTGCCGGTTTCATAGGCTTTCGCCTGTGGAGCGTGCTGGGCCAGCGGACCGGTCACGAGCAAAGCCAGGATCCCTTGGCGCGCCCCAAGACCAATCCGGGCGACGACAATGTGGTGCCGCTGCCCGGCCGGGCCGATCCGGTCGCCTTTCCAGGCGACGAGAACATCCCGGGCCTGACCGCGGTGCAACTGGCCGATCGCGGCTTCGAGCCCGCCCAATTCATCGAGGGCGCCCGCTGGGCCTATGAGCTCATCGTCGGGGCCTTTGCCAAGGGCGATGAAGCCGCCCTGCGCCCGCTGGTGGCGCCTGATGTCTTCGCCGGCTTCTCGAGCGTGATCGCCAGGCGCAAGGCTGCCGGCCACACCGTCGAGGAGACGATCGTGGCGCTGCGGGAAGCCAAGATCGAAAGGGCCGCCATGGTCGGGCGCAACGCGGAAATCACCGTGCGCTTCGTCGCCGATGTCATCGCCGTGACCCGGGATGGCGGCGGCAACGTGGTCGATGGCCACCCGACGGCCGTGCGCGAACTCTCCGACGTCTGGACCTTCGCCCGCGATACCCGCAGCCGCGACCCCAACTGGACGCTGATCGCGACCGCGCCCACGACCTGA
- a CDS encoding Smr/MutS family protein: MAKTRDPKAPKVRGMFPGRPPTPEEKAALENAMTGVKRLAAAKAVVAPPLAPLPGARPRRIVTSIDYLPLSGEAPAPAQRIEGMDGAKQKRFIRGELPIEGRLDLHGLTQERAHRALDRFLASAHGAGLRCVIVITGRGRGPIDEAPNGVLYQMVPRWLNAPDHAHRVLGWHPAQRKDGGEGALYVLLRRARE, translated from the coding sequence GTGGCCAAGACGCGCGACCCCAAGGCGCCCAAGGTCAGGGGCATGTTTCCCGGCCGGCCGCCCACGCCTGAGGAGAAGGCCGCACTGGAGAATGCCATGACCGGGGTGAAGCGCCTCGCGGCGGCGAAAGCCGTGGTCGCGCCGCCGCTGGCACCCCTGCCCGGTGCCCGGCCGCGCCGCATCGTCACCTCGATCGACTACCTGCCCCTGTCGGGCGAGGCCCCGGCCCCCGCCCAACGCATCGAGGGCATGGACGGGGCCAAGCAGAAGCGCTTCATTCGCGGCGAGCTGCCGATCGAAGGCCGCCTGGATCTGCACGGCCTGACCCAGGAACGCGCTCATCGCGCGCTCGATCGCTTTCTGGCCTCGGCCCACGGCGCGGGGCTGCGCTGCGTGATCGTTATCACGGGTCGTGGGCGCGGGCCGATTGATGAAGCCCCCAATGGTGTGCTGTATCAGATGGTGCCGCGCTGGCTGAACGCGCCGGACCATGCCCACCGGGTGCTGGGCTGGCACCCGGCCCAGCGCAAGGACGGCGGCGAAGGGGCGCTCTATGTGCTGCTGCGCCGCGCACGCGAATAA
- the dnaQ gene encoding DNA polymerase III subunit epsilon: MREIVLDTETTGFDFAGEDRIVEIACLELMNHVPTGQFYQAYVNPGRAMSEGALQVTGITDDFLLDKPPIGDVADEFLAFIGDSPFVIHNAAFDIGFLNAEFARLARVPFPIERATDTVLIARRKFPGAPASLDALCKRFDIDLSKRGKHGALLDCELLAAVYLELVGGRQQGFSLVRSASARAESRQREARPARPHAPSDTELAAHATLIAEIKGAIWTAE, translated from the coding sequence ATGCGCGAAATCGTCCTCGATACCGAAACCACGGGCTTCGACTTCGCCGGCGAGGACCGCATCGTCGAAATCGCCTGCCTGGAACTGATGAACCATGTGCCCACCGGCCAGTTCTACCAGGCCTATGTCAATCCCGGCCGGGCGATGTCGGAAGGGGCGTTGCAGGTTACCGGCATCACCGACGACTTCCTGCTCGACAAGCCGCCGATCGGCGACGTGGCCGATGAGTTCCTGGCCTTCATCGGCGACAGCCCCTTCGTCATCCACAACGCGGCCTTCGACATCGGCTTCCTGAACGCCGAATTCGCGCGGCTGGCGCGCGTGCCGTTCCCGATCGAGCGGGCGACCGACACGGTGCTGATCGCCAGGCGCAAATTCCCCGGCGCCCCGGCCAGCCTGGACGCCCTGTGCAAGCGCTTCGACATCGACCTGTCCAAGCGCGGCAAGCACGGCGCCCTGCTCGACTGCGAATTGCTGGCGGCGGTCTATCTGGAGCTGGTGGGCGGCCGGCAGCAGGGCTTCTCCCTGGTCCGCTCGGCCTCCGCCAGGGCGGAAAGCCGCCAGCGCGAAGCCCGCCCGGCCCGGCCCCACGCCCCCAGCGACACCGAACTGGCCGCCCACGCGACGCTGATCGCCGAGATCAAGGGCGCGATCTGGACAGCGGAGTAG
- a CDS encoding pyruvate, water dikinase regulatory protein, whose amino-acid sequence MTEKPIESVLAEVLAESPDLSQEPPLSTATSARRLHLYLVSDATGETLSSVAKAAMSQFPDVAALLHVTFMARTKTQIERALDMARESGGIILYTLVNAGLRQAMDEGALERHVPVINVLDPIIQNLATYLGVPARAMPGRQHVLDAEYFRRIEAMNFTLAHDDGQSSPGLFEADVILVGVSRTSKTPTAVYLANRGIKTANIPVVPNCPLPVELFEATGPLVVGLTTSADRLLQIRRHRMLVLGQSEQTDYVDVEAIERELTDARRLFVKHGWPVIDVSRRSIEETAAAILNLYYDRLNLM is encoded by the coding sequence TTGACCGAAAAGCCCATCGAATCCGTCCTGGCCGAGGTTTTGGCGGAGTCACCCGACTTATCCCAGGAACCCCCGTTATCCACAGCGACGAGCGCGCGGCGGCTGCACCTCTATCTGGTCTCGGACGCGACCGGCGAAACCCTGTCTTCAGTCGCCAAGGCGGCGATGTCGCAGTTCCCCGATGTGGCCGCCCTGCTGCACGTCACCTTCATGGCGCGGACCAAGACCCAGATCGAACGCGCCCTGGACATGGCCCGGGAAAGCGGCGGCATCATCCTCTATACCCTGGTCAACGCCGGCCTGCGCCAGGCGATGGACGAAGGCGCGCTGGAACGCCATGTGCCGGTGATCAACGTGCTCGATCCGATCATCCAGAACCTGGCGACCTATCTCGGCGTGCCGGCGCGGGCGATGCCGGGGCGCCAGCATGTGCTGGATGCCGAGTATTTCCGCCGGATCGAGGCGATGAATTTCACCCTGGCCCATGACGACGGGCAGAGCTCGCCCGGCCTGTTCGAGGCCGACGTGATCCTGGTCGGCGTCTCCCGCACCTCCAAGACGCCGACCGCGGTCTATCTCGCCAATCGCGGGATCAAGACCGCCAATATCCCGGTGGTGCCGAATTGCCCGCTGCCGGTCGAACTGTTCGAGGCGACAGGCCCGCTGGTGGTCGGCCTGACCACTTCGGCCGACCGGCTGCTGCAGATCCGCCGCCACCGCATGCTGGTGCTGGGCCAGAGCGAGCAGACCGACTATGTCGATGTCGAGGCGATCGAGCGCGAGCTGACCGATGCCCGCCGCCTGTTCGTGAAGCACGGCTGGCCGGTCATCGATGTCTCGCGCCGCTCGATCGAGGAAACCGCCGCGGCCATCCTCAACCTCTACTACGACCGCCTCAACCTGATGTGA
- the secB gene encoding protein-export chaperone SecB, with protein sequence MTDTNPGGTDQAPQLQFSILAQYVRDLSFENPGAPGSLQLQSQPKIDIGVDVQARRLPEDRYEVELRIRASAADGEAKPVFVAELVYSGLFLIRNAPDDALQPLCLIECPRVLFPFARRIVADVTRDGGFPPLMLEPIDFVALYRQHVARSQAQAQQAVQQ encoded by the coding sequence ATGACCGACACCAATCCGGGCGGCACCGACCAGGCGCCCCAGCTCCAATTCTCGATCCTGGCGCAATATGTGCGCGACCTCTCGTTCGAGAATCCCGGCGCGCCCGGCAGCCTGCAGCTTCAGAGCCAGCCCAAGATCGACATCGGCGTCGACGTCCAGGCCCGCCGCCTGCCGGAAGACCGTTACGAGGTCGAGCTGCGCATCCGCGCCAGCGCCGCCGACGGCGAGGCCAAGCCGGTGTTCGTGGCCGAGCTGGTCTATTCCGGCCTGTTCCTGATCCGCAATGCGCCCGACGATGCCTTGCAGCCGCTGTGCCTGATCGAATGCCCGCGCGTGCTGTTCCCCTTCGCCCGCCGCATCGTCGCCGACGTCACCCGCGACGGCGGCTTCCCGCCCCTGATGCTCGAGCCGATCGACTTCGTGGCACTGTACCGCCAGCACGTCGCCCGCAGCCAGGCCCAGGCCCAGCAGGCGGTTCAGCAGTAG
- a CDS encoding FAD-dependent oxidoreductase, producing the protein MTQLISRRGFLASTSSTVVFLAAGASLAAANQAFQVIVYGATSAGVFAAYAAAREGMKVALVVGPNPIGGMTANGLSRADANEKQPIGGLTGAFFRAMGAHYGLPSAFRFEPHVAEAHFRGLLTEAGITVYAQDLLETRPLMMEGNRIRFVKLEDGVQLTAPVYVDCSYEGDLMVAAGVSYETGRDGQAEYGEPTAGFGLAQSLRTSVDVLTAAGKLIPLVKPFPSTVVGAADRAVMGYNFRLCLTNDPADRRPWTRPPNYNSNWYLIDLERSFPSDGLHAGGELLDLPKVDRNNDEPVGENWGYPNGTRARRKSIVDFHRTYQAGRLYFFATDPRVPQFYRDSTNEWGLALSEFTDNDNWPRQLYVRETRRMKGVYKLRQQETSAGARFDDGVLIWGYDYDSHPVQYLASPEGKLIIEGSNTAATPGMGAKRYHLPLRAMLPLERQCRNLIVPVCASVTRVVDCSYRMEPAYMMAGEAAGICAAHAVLDKVAVQGVDSAGVVQALKDRGAIL; encoded by the coding sequence ATGACCCAGCTTATCTCCAGGCGAGGCTTTCTGGCCTCGACCAGTTCGACCGTCGTCTTCCTGGCGGCCGGCGCCTCCCTGGCGGCGGCCAATCAGGCCTTTCAGGTCATCGTCTACGGCGCCACCTCGGCCGGGGTCTTCGCGGCCTATGCGGCGGCGCGCGAAGGCATGAAGGTTGCCCTGGTGGTCGGCCCCAACCCGATCGGCGGCATGACCGCCAATGGCCTGAGCCGGGCCGATGCCAACGAAAAGCAGCCGATCGGCGGCCTCACCGGCGCCTTCTTCAGGGCCATGGGTGCCCATTACGGCCTGCCCTCGGCCTTCCGCTTCGAACCCCATGTCGCCGAGGCGCATTTCCGCGGCCTGCTCACGGAAGCCGGGATCACCGTCTACGCCCAGGACCTGCTCGAAACCCGGCCGCTGATGATGGAAGGCAACCGCATCCGGTTCGTGAAGCTCGAGGACGGGGTACAGTTGACCGCCCCGGTCTATGTCGATTGCAGCTACGAGGGCGACCTGATGGTGGCCGCCGGGGTCTCCTACGAGACCGGCCGCGACGGCCAGGCCGAGTATGGCGAGCCGACGGCCGGCTTCGGCCTGGCCCAGTCGCTGCGGACCTCGGTCGACGTGCTCACCGCGGCGGGCAAGCTCATTCCCCTGGTCAAGCCGTTCCCGAGCACCGTCGTGGGCGCCGCCGACCGGGCCGTCATGGGTTACAACTTCCGCCTCTGCCTGACCAACGACCCGGCCGACCGCCGCCCCTGGACCAGGCCGCCCAATTACAATTCCAACTGGTACCTGATCGACCTGGAGCGCAGCTTCCCCTCGGACGGGCTGCACGCGGGCGGTGAACTGCTCGACCTGCCCAAGGTCGACCGCAACAATGACGAGCCGGTGGGCGAGAACTGGGGCTATCCCAACGGCACCCGGGCCCGGCGCAAGAGCATCGTCGATTTCCATCGGACCTATCAGGCCGGCCGACTCTATTTCTTCGCGACCGACCCGCGCGTGCCCCAGTTCTACCGCGACTCGACGAACGAATGGGGCCTGGCGCTCAGCGAGTTCACCGACAACGACAACTGGCCGCGCCAGCTCTATGTCCGTGAAACGCGGCGCATGAAGGGCGTCTACAAGCTGCGCCAGCAGGAGACCAGCGCCGGCGCCCGCTTCGACGACGGCGTCCTGATCTGGGGCTACGACTACGACAGCCACCCGGTGCAATATCTGGCAAGTCCCGAGGGCAAACTGATCATCGAGGGCAGCAATACCGCCGCAACCCCGGGCATGGGCGCCAAGCGCTATCACCTGCCGCTGCGGGCCATGCTGCCGCTGGAGCGGCAGTGCCGTAACCTGATCGTGCCGGTCTGCGCCTCGGTCACCCGCGTGGTCGATTGCAGCTACCGGATGGAGCCGGCCTATATGATGGCCGGCGAGGCGGCCGGGATCTGCGCCGCCCATGCCGTGCTCGACAAGGTCGCGGTCCAGGGTGTCGACAGTGCCGGTGTCGTGCAGGCCCTGAAGGATCGCGGGGCGATCCTTTGA
- a CDS encoding DUF1295 domain-containing protein yields the protein METAYLAALGIIGLLGLSTLGATLRQAGPYGRHMTAGQTGTMPARAAWLLFESPQWFAFALTFWLVAPPEAGPSSVMLFLFGLWQAHYFYRGLIYPLRMRDRHKSFPIVAVCFGFVFNLCNGFANAYAVGHAAHLMDTAWLGDPRFIVGLAVAAFGWVVNFQADNILLSLRGDGFTGYRIPHGGAFRWVSSANYFGEIVFWWGWAIMSWTPAGLVFALFSMANLMPRAVAHHRWYRTRFPDYPKNRRAVIPHLL from the coding sequence ATGGAAACCGCCTATCTCGCCGCGCTCGGCATCATCGGGCTGCTGGGGCTCAGCACCCTGGGCGCCACCCTGCGCCAGGCCGGGCCTTACGGCCGGCACATGACGGCGGGCCAGACCGGCACCATGCCGGCCCGGGCCGCCTGGCTGCTGTTCGAAAGCCCGCAATGGTTCGCCTTCGCCCTGACCTTCTGGCTGGTGGCGCCGCCCGAAGCCGGCCCGTCGAGCGTGATGCTGTTCCTGTTCGGCCTGTGGCAGGCCCACTACTTCTATCGCGGGCTGATCTATCCCTTGCGGATGCGGGACCGGCACAAGAGCTTTCCCATCGTCGCGGTCTGCTTCGGCTTCGTCTTCAACCTGTGCAACGGCTTTGCCAATGCCTATGCGGTCGGCCATGCCGCGCACCTGATGGACACCGCGTGGCTGGGCGACCCGCGCTTCATCGTCGGGCTCGCCGTCGCCGCCTTCGGCTGGGTGGTGAATTTCCAGGCCGACAATATCCTGCTGTCCTTGCGCGGCGACGGCTTCACCGGCTATCGCATCCCCCACGGCGGCGCCTTCCGCTGGGTCTCGTCGGCCAATTACTTCGGCGAGATCGTGTTCTGGTGGGGCTGGGCGATCATGAGCTGGACCCCCGCCGGGCTGGTCTTCGCCCTGTTCTCCATGGCCAACCTGATGCCCCGGGCGGTCGCCCACCACCGCTGGTACCGCACCCGGTTCCCCGATTATCCCAAGAACCGCCGGGCCGTGATCCCCCACCTGCTGTGA